The nucleotide window GGTTGCGGTATCCACTGGTTGATCCAGCTGAAGCTGTATTGTTGATCCGCCTTTTAAGTCTAAGCCCTGCTGAATGCCTAGAACTGAGATGGCACCTATACTGGCAATAACTAGAACTATCAGTAGTAGCACTCGTTTATCTTTGAGGAATTCATTGAGATTCATTTGCGTGCCTCCACGTACCATCTGAGTATTCCAAGGTTCATGAGCCAGGTAGCCATGATATCGGCTATCAGTCCAATTATGAGGACTGCTGCAATATCTGCCAGTGTCTGGGCAGCAGGTATCATGAAGACAACCACCAGATACAATGCCACCATGGAACCAATGGCTGCTGCAGCCATGGTTAATCCGGTTTTCATAGCATCAATTGCCCTTTCGGTCACAGTACCCTCTTTTCTTTTAAGTATTCGGGTGGTGAGGAGTATGTCGGTGTCTACACTGTAACCAATAAGCATTAACAGTGCTCCCACAGAAGCAATTGAGAGTGGTATGCCAAACAGGCTCATTCCACCAACTGCAATGATAATGTCTGAAAGAGCAGCGAAAATAACTGCCAGGCTGGGTATGACATTACGGAAAATAATGAACACGGTTATGCTCATGAAGAGGAAAGCAAAAGCCAGAGCATAATATATCTGTGTCATTGCTTGTTGACTTAAAACCGCACCCACTGATTTATAACTGCTTATTGTTCCAGTTCCATTTAATGTGGATGATAATTTAACCACATCCGTGTCACCCACAATATCTACAGTGGCCTGATTGTTGGTAATAGATTTAACATCTACGGTCTGATTCGGCAGCCCTGCACTGATAATTGATTGAAGTTCGTTCTGACTAACAGATTTATCCAGTTGTATAACTGCCACTGTTCCACCTTTAAGCTCAATACCCTGATTAAGGCCCATAGTGGCT belongs to uncultured Methanobacterium sp. and includes:
- a CDS encoding protein translocase subunit SecF (forms a complex with SecD and YajC; SecDFyajC stimulates the proton motive force-driven protein translocation; seems to modulate the cycling of SecA by stabilizing its membrane-inserted state and appears to be required for the release of mature proteins from the extracytoplasmic side of the membrane; in some organisms, such as Bacillus subtilis, SecD is fused to SecF), which codes for MITFERLLESYKPLIAIPVVITIIALIIIATMGLNQGIELKGGTVAVIQLDKSVSQNELQSIISAGLPNQTVDVKSITNNQATVDIVGDTDVVKLSSTLNGTGTISSYKSVGAVLSQQAMTQIYYALAFAFLFMSITVFIIFRNVIPSLAVIFAALSDIIIAVGGMSLFGIPLSIASVGALLMLIGYSVDTDILLTTRILKRKEGTVTERAIDAMKTGLTMAAAAIGSMVALYLVVVFMIPAAQTLADIAAVLIIGLIADIMATWLMNLGILRWYVEARK